A stretch of Bacteroidota bacterium DNA encodes these proteins:
- a CDS encoding DUF2279 domain-containing protein, with the protein MIISFSGKLFSQDTVRFFAPSPEFNKKRFASAVCVQGTGYGGSLALLSSAWYKNYNQTSFHFFDDSKEWLQMDKAGHFVTSWYLGRMGIDMMQWSGANNKKSILYGCAGSFLYLTGLEMLDGFSDGWGFSWSDFSANTLGTGFIITQKMLQSSTVVSPLKRGAGGISLKYSFHQTGFPQYRPSLLGKSLSEQLVKDYNGQTYWLSLNISSFAPALFPSPGGGGTGLPQSEHRGKGHFPKWLNIAFGYGAEGMTGGSSNPLFVDDKGNQITFERYRQYYLSLDIDLTRIKTKSHFIKALAETFSFIKIPAPALEWSKKGMTFHPLYY; encoded by the coding sequence TTGATAATAAGTTTTTCAGGAAAACTTTTTTCACAGGACACGGTTCGGTTCTTTGCCCCTTCTCCCGAATTCAATAAAAAGAGATTTGCTTCTGCCGTATGCGTGCAGGGAACCGGCTATGGCGGCTCGCTTGCCCTGCTGAGCAGCGCCTGGTATAAAAATTACAATCAAACCTCGTTTCATTTTTTTGACGACAGCAAAGAGTGGCTTCAGATGGATAAGGCAGGGCATTTCGTTACCTCTTGGTATCTGGGCAGAATGGGAATTGACATGATGCAATGGAGCGGAGCGAATAATAAAAAATCTATTCTGTATGGCTGCGCGGGAAGCTTTCTTTACCTGACAGGATTAGAAATGCTTGACGGTTTCTCGGATGGATGGGGATTTTCATGGAGCGATTTTTCTGCCAACACGCTCGGCACCGGATTCATCATCACACAAAAGATGTTGCAAAGCAGCACGGTGGTTTCCCCATTGAAAAGGGGGGCAGGGGGGATTTCTCTCAAATATTCTTTTCATCAAACCGGTTTTCCACAATACCGCCCTTCGCTGCTCGGAAAAAGTTTAAGCGAACAGTTGGTGAAAGATTATAACGGGCAAACGTATTGGCTTTCATTGAATATTTCCTCTTTCGCCCCCGCCCTTTTTCCCTCCCCCGGAGGGGGAGGCACAGGCTTGCCCCAATCGGAGCATCGGGGGAAAGGGCACTTTCCTAAGTGGCTGAACATTGCTTTTGGCTATGGCGCTGAGGGCATGACAGGCGGCAGTTCCAACCCTTTGTTTGTGGATGATAAAGGAAACCAAATCACCTTTGAGAGATACCGCCAGTATTATCTTTCGCTGGATATTGATTTAACGCGCATCAAAACTAAATCACATTTCATTAAGGCGCTTGCTGAAACCTTTTCTTTCATAAAAATTCCTGCGCCTGCGCTGGAGTGGAGTAAAAAGGGCATGACGTTTCACCCGCTGTATTATTGA